The proteins below come from a single Arthrobacter sp. zg-Y1171 genomic window:
- a CDS encoding aldose-1-epimerase, with translation MTSTFGPNGHPVSLAAGDYRATILPVGATLAGLTFGGRDVVLPLAEDEIPEAFTGKVLMPWPNRIAGGRYTFGGTEYQVPVNEPETGMALHGLVAWDAWDVVETSPERAVLRHRLMGQPGYPFQLELQAVYALDADTGLSVELSAANAGTAPAPYGASAHPYLTADRVPVDRCVLDVPAAQVLGGPEQSGRPLDLSELRDTKGTVLSFSAPEPIGARTVDHAFTGLPDGDWQATLTDPETGFGAVLSASGKEAPWLQVYSGEKMDRLGVGVEPMTCPPDAFNSGEGLIVLAPGEDHRLSYRIAAVSERSRQ, from the coding sequence ATGACTTCCACTTTCGGGCCCAACGGCCATCCGGTTTCCCTGGCCGCCGGGGATTACCGGGCCACCATCCTGCCGGTGGGTGCCACGCTCGCCGGGCTGACCTTCGGCGGCCGGGACGTGGTGCTGCCGCTCGCGGAGGACGAAATTCCGGAGGCCTTCACCGGCAAGGTACTGATGCCCTGGCCCAACCGGATTGCCGGCGGCCGCTACACCTTTGGCGGCACCGAGTACCAGGTGCCGGTCAACGAGCCCGAGACCGGCATGGCCCTGCACGGGCTGGTGGCCTGGGATGCCTGGGACGTTGTCGAAACCTCGCCGGAGCGCGCGGTCCTGCGGCACCGGCTGATGGGACAGCCCGGCTATCCGTTCCAGCTGGAACTGCAGGCGGTCTATGCCCTGGATGCCGACACCGGACTAAGCGTGGAGTTGTCCGCCGCCAATGCGGGCACTGCGCCCGCACCCTACGGAGCCTCTGCCCACCCCTACCTCACTGCAGACCGGGTGCCGGTGGACCGGTGCGTGCTGGACGTTCCTGCCGCGCAGGTCCTCGGTGGTCCGGAGCAGTCCGGCAGGCCCCTGGATTTGAGCGAACTGCGGGACACCAAGGGGACCGTGCTCTCCTTCTCCGCTCCGGAACCGATCGGCGCACGCACTGTGGACCATGCCTTCACCGGCCTGCCCGACGGCGACTGGCAGGCCACGCTCACCGACCCGGAGACCGGCTTCGGCGCCGTCCTGTCCGCCAGCGGCAAGGAGGCACCGTGGCTGCAGGTCTATTCCGGCGAGAAGATGGACCGCCTGGGCGTGGGCGTGGAGCCGATGACCTGCCCCCCGGATGCCTTCAACTCCGGGGAGGGCCTCATTGTGCTGGCACCCGGCGAGGATCACCGGCTGTCCTACCGGATCGCGGCCGTTTCTGAGAGGTCGCGGCAGTAG
- a CDS encoding enoyl-CoA hydratase/isomerase family protein — protein sequence MTEPPQQTQAFAGFATLRVSEGADRVHVQLHRPEVRNAIDAAMVKELHAVCAELERQPRVLILSGTEAGGKGFFASGADITELRERRRDDALAGINSGLFTRIAALPLPVIAALDGFALGGGAELAYAADFRLGTPRLKIGQPEAGLGIMAAAGATWRLKELVGEPLAKDMLLAGRILSGEEALAVRLITELHHPAGLLAAAHALADRITASDPLALRLTKAAFAAPREAHPLIDNLAQGILFESEAKFDRMQDFLDRKENSRGPRER from the coding sequence GTGACGGAACCCCCGCAGCAGACCCAGGCATTCGCAGGATTCGCCACGCTCCGGGTGAGCGAGGGAGCGGACCGGGTCCACGTCCAGCTGCACCGGCCCGAGGTCCGCAACGCCATTGACGCGGCCATGGTGAAGGAACTGCATGCGGTCTGCGCCGAACTGGAGCGGCAGCCGCGGGTCCTGATCCTCTCCGGTACCGAGGCCGGCGGAAAGGGGTTCTTTGCCTCCGGGGCGGACATCACCGAGCTGCGCGAACGCCGCCGCGATGACGCCCTGGCCGGCATCAACTCCGGCCTCTTCACCCGGATAGCCGCCCTGCCGCTGCCGGTCATCGCCGCACTGGACGGATTTGCCCTGGGCGGCGGAGCGGAACTGGCCTACGCCGCGGACTTCCGGCTGGGCACACCACGGCTGAAGATCGGCCAGCCCGAAGCAGGGCTGGGAATCATGGCGGCTGCCGGAGCCACCTGGCGGCTGAAGGAGCTGGTGGGGGAGCCGCTCGCCAAAGACATGCTGCTGGCCGGACGGATCCTGTCCGGGGAGGAAGCACTGGCCGTCCGGCTGATCACCGAACTCCACCACCCCGCCGGCCTGCTGGCCGCCGCCCACGCGCTCGCGGACCGCATCACCGCCTCCGATCCGCTGGCCCTCCGCCTGACCAAAGCGGCCTTCGCCGCCCCGCGGGAAGCGCATCCGCTGATCGACAACCTCGCCCAGGGAATCCTCTTTGAATCCGAGGCCAAGTTCGACCGCATGCAGGACTTCCTCGACCGCAAGGAGAATTCCCGTGGCCCTCGAGAGCGCTGA
- a CDS encoding FGGY-family carbohydrate kinase gives MPLVAGVDSSTQSCKVVIRDAQTGALLREGTARHPAGTEVDPEAWWAAFLEAAAAAGGLDDVDAVSVGGQQHGMVCLDETGAVVRPALLWNDVRSAAAADKLVADAGPDGARYWADTTGSVPVASFTATKLRWLAENEPENAARTAAVCLPHDWLSWRLAGYGPGSGAEGLAALTTDRSDASGTGYWSPSTGEYLPEILEQTLGHVPQLPRVLGPLEAGARTPAGALIGPGAGDNAAAGLGVAAGVGDVVVSIGTSGTVFAVVDNPTSDATGLVAGFADATGHFLPLTATLNASRILDATAALLGVELNELTRLALSAPAGADGLVMVPYFEGERTPNLPDATGSLHGMTLRNFTPANLARAAVEAVACSLADGFAALKNTGVSAQRVILVGGAARSEAIQQVIAAVFELPVTVPRPGEYVADGAARQAAAILTGEWPAWNDGASVVVTADPTPGVLQRYRQAAGSPALPAAG, from the coding sequence ATGCCACTCGTTGCCGGAGTCGACAGCTCCACCCAGTCCTGCAAGGTAGTCATCCGCGATGCCCAGACCGGCGCGCTGCTGCGCGAAGGCACGGCCCGCCACCCGGCTGGTACCGAGGTGGACCCGGAAGCATGGTGGGCAGCCTTCCTGGAAGCTGCGGCGGCTGCCGGGGGACTGGACGACGTCGACGCCGTCTCGGTAGGCGGGCAGCAGCACGGCATGGTCTGCCTGGATGAAACCGGTGCCGTGGTCCGCCCGGCCCTGCTCTGGAACGATGTCCGCTCCGCCGCTGCCGCGGACAAGCTCGTTGCCGATGCCGGGCCCGACGGTGCCCGGTACTGGGCCGACACCACGGGCTCGGTGCCGGTGGCCTCGTTCACTGCGACGAAGCTGCGCTGGCTGGCCGAAAACGAACCGGAAAACGCCGCCCGCACCGCCGCCGTCTGCCTGCCGCACGACTGGCTGAGCTGGCGCCTGGCCGGTTACGGGCCGGGCAGCGGTGCGGAAGGGCTGGCCGCTCTGACCACCGACCGGTCCGACGCCTCCGGCACCGGCTACTGGTCCCCGTCCACCGGCGAGTACCTCCCTGAAATCCTGGAGCAGACCCTCGGCCACGTGCCGCAGCTGCCCCGCGTCCTGGGCCCGCTCGAAGCGGGTGCCCGCACTCCCGCCGGTGCGCTGATCGGGCCCGGCGCCGGTGACAACGCCGCTGCCGGACTGGGTGTCGCTGCCGGGGTGGGGGATGTGGTGGTCTCCATCGGCACCTCAGGCACCGTGTTCGCCGTCGTCGACAATCCGACGTCGGACGCCACCGGCCTGGTGGCCGGCTTTGCCGACGCCACCGGTCACTTCCTCCCGCTGACCGCCACCCTGAACGCGTCCCGCATCCTGGACGCCACCGCCGCCCTGCTCGGGGTGGAACTGAACGAACTGACACGGCTGGCCCTCTCCGCTCCGGCCGGTGCCGACGGCCTGGTGATGGTGCCCTACTTCGAAGGGGAACGCACCCCTAACCTGCCGGACGCCACCGGGTCCCTGCACGGCATGACGCTGCGGAACTTCACTCCCGCCAACCTGGCCCGGGCCGCCGTCGAGGCCGTGGCCTGCTCGCTCGCGGACGGTTTCGCGGCGCTGAAGAACACGGGGGTCTCCGCGCAGCGGGTGATCCTGGTGGGCGGAGCTGCCCGGTCCGAGGCGATCCAGCAGGTCATCGCCGCTGTCTTCGAGCTTCCCGTCACCGTCCCGCGGCCGGGGGAGTACGTGGCCGACGGCGCCGCCCGGCAGGCCGCAGCCATCCTCACCGGTGAGTGGCCTGCGTGGAACGACGGCGCGTCCGTGGTGGTCACGGCGGATCCCACGCCCGGGGTGCTGCAGCGTTACCGGCAGGCTGCGGGAAGCCCTGCGCTGCCGGCTGCCGGATAG
- a CDS encoding GNAT family N-acetyltransferase: MRTLETDRLTLRPFTSEDAAFVLDLYSRMEVQRFLGTNPKLMQDRAEALALIEAWAGRDDGTCGVWAVQDKDTGQLAGTLLLKPIPASGPERKPSDDIEIGWHFHPDSWGKGYASEAGAAVLAHAFAAGLPQVVAVTNPANTASMRVCGKIGLQHQGSTDRYYNTVCELFTAENPG; encoded by the coding sequence ATGCGGACTCTGGAGACCGATCGACTGACCCTGCGCCCGTTCACGTCCGAGGACGCGGCGTTCGTCCTGGACCTGTACTCCCGCATGGAGGTGCAGCGTTTTCTGGGCACCAACCCCAAGCTGATGCAGGACCGGGCCGAGGCGCTTGCACTCATTGAGGCGTGGGCCGGCAGGGACGACGGAACCTGCGGCGTTTGGGCGGTGCAGGACAAGGACACCGGTCAGCTGGCCGGGACGCTGCTGCTCAAGCCCATCCCGGCGTCGGGCCCGGAACGGAAGCCCTCGGACGATATTGAAATCGGCTGGCACTTCCATCCAGACAGCTGGGGCAAGGGCTATGCGTCGGAGGCGGGGGCAGCCGTGCTGGCACACGCGTTCGCGGCGGGCCTGCCGCAGGTCGTGGCCGTCACCAACCCCGCCAACACGGCGTCGATGCGGGTCTGCGGGAAAATCGGGTTGCAGCACCAGGGCAGCACGGACCGGTATTACAACACCGTCTGCGAGCTCTTCACCGCCGAAAACCCGGGCTAG
- a CDS encoding nucleoside hydrolase — MHSSSSPDQPRRIPVIADVDTGVDDALALTFLARSPRIDLRAVTCVAGNTDVDQVLRNTLDVLDLAGRPDVPVARGAERPLINEPRNAHAFHGANGIGGLQLPAASASASPLAAVELLHRTIEESPEPVTLLGIGPLTNLAVFLRAYPLTARKLERIVFMGGSAGMGNATSHAEFNAWHDPEALAVVLESGVPVTMYGLDVFMLATLDAPQYLKLEASADPGARLVGSLLALGARTRAAGGVLGAEPLPTVSANDGTLDPMTIGDAGAACLIAAPETVVLEDYPVRVELAGHSRGQTLVDRRRIAGEDTVHGLLAPAPVISVAMALDHPAMVRTFLDTVAPGEAIRS; from the coding sequence GTGCATTCTTCTTCCTCCCCCGATCAACCGCGCCGCATCCCGGTGATTGCCGACGTCGACACCGGCGTGGACGATGCCCTGGCCCTGACCTTCCTGGCCCGCAGCCCGCGCATCGACCTGCGCGCCGTGACCTGCGTAGCCGGGAACACCGACGTCGACCAGGTGCTCCGCAACACCCTGGACGTGCTGGACCTCGCCGGACGGCCGGACGTTCCGGTGGCCCGCGGGGCGGAGCGGCCGCTGATCAACGAGCCCCGCAATGCACACGCCTTCCACGGCGCCAACGGGATCGGCGGGCTGCAGCTGCCCGCCGCCAGCGCATCGGCTTCACCCCTGGCCGCCGTCGAACTGCTGCACCGCACCATCGAAGAGTCTCCGGAACCGGTGACCCTGCTGGGCATCGGCCCGCTGACCAACCTGGCGGTGTTCCTGCGGGCCTACCCGCTCACGGCCCGGAAGCTGGAACGGATCGTGTTTATGGGCGGATCCGCCGGGATGGGTAATGCCACCTCGCATGCCGAGTTCAATGCCTGGCATGATCCCGAGGCGCTGGCAGTGGTGCTGGAGAGCGGTGTTCCCGTGACCATGTACGGGCTGGACGTCTTTATGCTCGCGACCCTCGATGCGCCGCAGTACCTAAAGCTGGAAGCCTCCGCGGATCCCGGTGCCCGGCTCGTGGGTTCGCTGCTGGCCTTGGGTGCCCGGACCCGGGCGGCCGGAGGTGTCCTGGGCGCGGAGCCGCTTCCCACGGTGAGCGCCAATGACGGCACCCTGGACCCCATGACCATCGGCGACGCCGGTGCCGCCTGCCTGATTGCCGCACCGGAAACCGTGGTGCTGGAGGATTACCCGGTGCGGGTGGAGCTTGCCGGGCACAGCCGCGGCCAGACCCTGGTGGACCGGCGGAGAATCGCCGGCGAGGACACGGTGCACGGCCTGCTCGCCCCGGCACCGGTGATTTCGGTGGCCATGGCGCTGGACCACCCCGCCATGGTCCGGACCTTCCTGGACACGGTGGCTCCGGGCGAAGCTATTCGTAGCTGA
- a CDS encoding SGNH/GDSL hydrolase family protein, with translation MKNSAGPGAKRRAAAGIVGAAILLSGCSTAPAAGPPSGSTTTASAASPDPTPSPTPTPLPPRPSGWLAEVTGDAGRLAILGDSFAAGEGAGDYQPAVPGVRDSCHRSLHPPAAELFAPQNIANLACSRATTGHLTAPQRLAALDPGAGPTTDPGTVPAQLEQLQGFEPTLVVLSVGGNNLDFAGILQACLLETTPCSDDPQLAAHAAEQLSGLEADLMDAYASVATAVPAPVLVLPYPQLFDEPDGDCGRLSTEEQRFGRDLINDLNAVIRSAVDSSSAPNVYYVDAVEQALAGHGACSPEPFVHAADVSGLLQAADSVTASQELLHPTSAGYRAMTAELVRWAAGHPVPQ, from the coding sequence ATGAAAAACTCCGCAGGCCCTGGCGCGAAGCGGCGTGCAGCAGCCGGCATCGTGGGGGCCGCAATACTGCTCTCCGGGTGCTCGACCGCCCCTGCCGCGGGACCGCCGTCGGGCAGTACGACGACGGCGTCGGCGGCCAGCCCCGATCCCACCCCGAGCCCAACCCCCACGCCGTTACCGCCCCGGCCCTCGGGCTGGCTCGCGGAGGTAACCGGCGACGCCGGACGCCTGGCTATCCTCGGTGACTCCTTCGCCGCGGGAGAGGGGGCCGGCGATTACCAGCCTGCGGTACCCGGCGTCCGGGATTCCTGCCACCGCAGCCTCCACCCGCCCGCTGCGGAACTGTTTGCCCCGCAGAACATCGCGAACCTCGCATGTTCCCGGGCCACCACCGGGCACCTGACCGCTCCGCAACGACTGGCCGCCCTGGATCCCGGAGCCGGACCGACTACCGACCCCGGCACGGTCCCGGCGCAGCTGGAGCAGCTGCAGGGCTTCGAACCGACCTTGGTGGTGCTCTCGGTGGGCGGCAACAACCTCGACTTCGCCGGAATCCTGCAGGCCTGCCTGCTGGAAACCACTCCCTGCAGCGATGACCCGCAGCTGGCCGCCCACGCGGCGGAGCAGCTGTCCGGCCTCGAGGCCGACCTAATGGACGCCTATGCCAGCGTCGCGACGGCCGTCCCTGCTCCCGTGCTGGTGCTTCCGTACCCCCAGCTTTTCGATGAGCCAGACGGCGACTGCGGCCGGCTCAGCACGGAGGAGCAACGCTTCGGCCGGGACCTCATCAATGACTTGAACGCCGTCATCCGGTCCGCCGTGGACAGCTCCTCCGCGCCGAACGTCTACTACGTGGACGCCGTCGAACAGGCCCTGGCCGGACACGGCGCCTGCAGCCCGGAACCGTTTGTCCATGCCGCGGATGTCTCCGGGCTGCTGCAGGCCGCCGATTCGGTTACCGCCAGCCAGGAGCTGCTGCACCCCACCTCTGCGGGCTACCGTGCCATGACGGCGGAGCTGGTCCGCTGGGCCGCAGGGCACCCCGTGCCGCAGTGA
- a CDS encoding 3-hydroxyacyl-CoA dehydrogenase family protein produces the protein MPVALESADTGTVPARVGVLGGGRMGAGIAHAFLLAGAEVVVVERDREAADAARTRIAGSLAKSVERGDTDASAQELADRAAFAVDYGQFAVCGLVVEAVPEDFALKSAALRAVEEQLDDGAWLATNTSSLSVDRLAAGLKRPENFCGLHFFNPVPSSRLVELVLGARTSEQLAASAQEWIEALGKAAVVVRDAPGFASSRLGVAIALEAMRMVEEGVASAEDIDAAMTLGYRHPTGPLRTTDLVGLDVRLGIAEYLHSTLGDRFAPPQILREKVARGELGRKTGQGFFSYE, from the coding sequence ATTCCCGTGGCCCTCGAGAGCGCTGACACCGGCACCGTTCCGGCACGGGTAGGGGTGCTGGGCGGCGGACGCATGGGAGCAGGTATTGCCCACGCCTTCCTCCTGGCCGGAGCGGAGGTGGTGGTGGTCGAACGGGACCGGGAAGCCGCCGACGCCGCCCGCACCCGGATCGCCGGGTCCCTCGCCAAAAGCGTGGAACGCGGGGATACGGACGCAAGTGCCCAAGAGCTCGCCGACCGTGCAGCCTTCGCCGTGGATTACGGACAGTTTGCGGTCTGCGGCCTGGTGGTGGAGGCGGTACCGGAGGACTTCGCGCTGAAGTCCGCGGCCCTGCGCGCTGTGGAGGAACAGCTTGACGACGGCGCCTGGCTGGCGACCAACACGTCCTCGTTGTCCGTGGACCGGCTGGCTGCGGGTTTGAAGCGGCCGGAGAACTTCTGCGGCCTGCACTTCTTCAATCCCGTGCCGTCTTCCCGTTTGGTGGAACTGGTCCTCGGCGCCCGGACGTCGGAGCAGCTGGCCGCCAGCGCACAGGAATGGATCGAAGCCCTGGGCAAGGCCGCCGTCGTCGTCCGCGATGCGCCCGGCTTCGCGTCCTCCCGGCTCGGCGTCGCCATTGCCCTGGAGGCCATGCGGATGGTCGAGGAGGGGGTGGCGTCCGCCGAGGATATCGACGCCGCCATGACGCTGGGCTACCGCCATCCCACCGGCCCGCTGCGCACCACGGACCTGGTGGGACTGGACGTCCGGCTGGGGATTGCCGAGTACCTGCACTCGACACTGGGGGACCGCTTCGCGCCGCCGCAGATCCTCCGGGAGAAGGTGGCCCGCGGCGAACTCGGACGGAAGACCGGGCAGGGTTTCTTCAGCTACGAATAG
- a CDS encoding ROK family transcriptional regulator, which translates to MERGIISAPAPAGRGTDNLRSANLSRILTLLHRNGQLSRADLTRLTGFNRSTIGALVGELAGMGLAYETDPPAGRVGRPSPLVHPNERVAAVVVHPDVDAVTVGLVGLGGRVHRRVRHDTVSRPSVAETVSITRAVLAGMAPDLAGMDRIAGVGVAVPGLTRTSDGQVLLAPHLGWRNEPLADPLAEALALPVFAGNDATLGSVAESLFGAAVDTDNAVYLNGSASGIGGGIIVAGRPLRGADGYAGELGHTLVRSDGERCHCGRRGCLETEVNLAGLLEVLGLDRADQDTLDAAMAEQQTAAVRAEADRQLDQLAVALTNFVNIFNPDTIVLGGFLGTLFASNPQRLTDAVAAEAVAGLGRRVQLRRAALRSELLLVGAAELAFAPVLAAPRPA; encoded by the coding sequence GTGGAACGCGGCATTATCAGCGCCCCTGCACCGGCAGGCCGCGGTACCGATAACCTGCGGTCCGCCAACCTCTCCCGCATCCTGACCCTGCTGCACCGGAACGGGCAGCTCTCCCGCGCGGACCTGACCCGGCTTACCGGCTTCAACCGCTCCACCATCGGTGCCCTCGTCGGCGAACTGGCCGGCATGGGGCTGGCTTACGAGACGGATCCGCCCGCCGGACGGGTCGGCCGGCCCAGCCCGCTGGTCCACCCCAACGAGCGGGTGGCCGCCGTAGTGGTCCATCCCGACGTCGACGCCGTGACCGTCGGCCTGGTGGGACTGGGCGGCCGGGTACACCGCCGGGTCCGCCACGACACGGTTTCCCGGCCGAGCGTGGCCGAGACGGTAAGCATCACCCGCGCCGTGCTGGCCGGGATGGCTCCGGACCTGGCCGGAATGGACCGGATTGCCGGGGTCGGCGTGGCCGTTCCCGGGCTCACCCGCACCTCCGACGGCCAGGTGCTGCTGGCACCGCACCTGGGTTGGCGGAACGAGCCGCTGGCCGATCCCCTGGCCGAGGCACTGGCCCTGCCGGTCTTCGCCGGCAACGATGCCACCCTGGGTTCGGTGGCCGAGAGTCTCTTCGGTGCCGCCGTCGACACCGACAATGCCGTCTACCTCAACGGCAGTGCGAGCGGGATCGGCGGCGGGATCATCGTCGCCGGCAGGCCGCTGCGCGGGGCGGACGGCTACGCGGGCGAGCTCGGACACACGCTGGTCCGCAGCGACGGTGAACGGTGCCACTGCGGCCGGCGCGGCTGCCTGGAAACGGAAGTGAACCTGGCCGGACTACTGGAGGTGCTGGGCCTGGACCGTGCGGACCAGGACACGCTGGACGCGGCGATGGCCGAACAGCAGACCGCTGCAGTCCGCGCCGAGGCGGACCGGCAGCTGGATCAGCTGGCAGTGGCGCTGACGAACTTCGTGAACATCTTCAATCCGGACACGATTGTCCTGGGCGGTTTCCTCGGCACCCTGTTTGCTTCCAATCCCCAGCGGCTGACCGACGCCGTTGCCGCCGAGGCGGTGGCAGGCCTGGGCCGGCGGGTACAGCTGCGCCGGGCGGCGCTGCGTTCGGAACTGCTGCTGGTCGGCGCCGCGGAGCTGGCCTTCGCTCCGGTGCTGGCCGCGCCGCGCCCGGCCTAG
- the xylA gene encoding xylose isomerase translates to MTPSPSDRFTFGLWTIGWTGTDPFGTPTRAALDPIKGMHKLAELGAYGVTFHDNDLVPFDATAQERDIIIKNFTNALAETGLKAPMVTTNLFTHPVFKDGGFTSNDRSVRRFALRKVLRNIDLAAELGAETFVMWGGREGSEYDGSKDFSAAFDRMREGIDTAAGYIKEKGYGLRIAIEPKPNEPRGDIFLPTIGHGLAFIAQLEHGDIVGLNPETGHEQMAGLNFTHGIAQALWSGKLFHIDLNGQKSIKFDQDLVFGHGDLTSAFFTVDLLENGFPNGGPRYEGPRHFDYKPSRTEGYEGVWESAKANMDMYLLLKERALAFRADPEVQEAMQYAGITELAQPTLAAGESVTDLLSDSASFEDFNADAAADRDFGFVKLNQLALEHLMGAR, encoded by the coding sequence ATGACGCCATCGCCTTCCGACCGCTTTACCTTCGGCCTCTGGACCATCGGCTGGACCGGAACCGACCCCTTCGGCACACCGACGCGGGCCGCACTGGATCCCATCAAGGGCATGCACAAGCTCGCTGAACTGGGCGCCTACGGGGTGACCTTCCACGACAATGACCTGGTTCCCTTCGACGCCACGGCGCAGGAGCGGGACATCATCATCAAGAACTTCACCAACGCCCTGGCCGAAACCGGCCTCAAGGCACCCATGGTGACCACCAACCTGTTCACGCACCCGGTGTTCAAGGACGGCGGCTTCACCTCCAATGACCGCTCCGTCCGCCGCTTCGCGCTGCGCAAGGTGCTGCGAAACATCGACCTCGCCGCGGAGCTCGGCGCGGAAACCTTCGTGATGTGGGGCGGCCGCGAAGGCAGCGAATACGACGGTTCCAAGGACTTCTCCGCAGCCTTTGACCGCATGCGTGAGGGCATCGACACCGCTGCCGGCTACATCAAGGAGAAGGGCTACGGGCTGCGCATCGCCATCGAGCCCAAGCCCAACGAACCGCGCGGCGACATCTTCCTGCCGACCATCGGCCACGGCCTGGCATTCATCGCCCAGCTCGAGCACGGTGACATTGTCGGCCTGAACCCGGAGACCGGGCACGAGCAGATGGCCGGGCTGAACTTCACCCACGGCATCGCCCAGGCCCTGTGGTCCGGCAAGCTGTTCCACATCGACCTCAACGGCCAGAAGTCCATCAAGTTCGACCAGGACCTCGTCTTCGGGCACGGCGACCTTACCAGCGCCTTCTTCACCGTGGACCTGCTGGAGAACGGTTTCCCCAACGGCGGACCGCGCTACGAAGGCCCGCGGCACTTCGACTACAAGCCCTCCCGCACCGAGGGCTACGAAGGCGTCTGGGAATCCGCCAAGGCCAACATGGACATGTACCTGCTGCTCAAGGAACGTGCCCTGGCCTTCCGCGCCGATCCCGAGGTACAGGAAGCCATGCAGTACGCCGGCATTACCGAGCTGGCACAGCCCACGCTGGCTGCCGGTGAATCCGTCACGGACCTGCTTTCCGATTCCGCGTCCTTCGAGGACTTCAACGCCGACGCCGCCGCGGACCGCGACTTCGGTTTCGTGAAGCTGAACCAGCTTGCGCTGGAACACCTGATGGGTGCCCGCTAG
- a CDS encoding FAD-binding oxidoreductase, which yields MPTTLPRDTVAVLGGGVLGLSTAVQLLRGGADVLLVTEAEVGSGASGRSLSWLNAGGGYGEDYYRLRMAGIDRYRTLLAQNPGIEWLAFDGGLYWDDDPFVVVERHNGQTRQGYDARMLEREDVPAMVPGVDPGVLPHRVLVNPGEGWVSLPHLVRYLAEEFTMRGGTLIEYAGRCTVTRAVPGGAGPDGGIRARGIRTAGGEEYGADAVVVACGAGTPAVLAEAGVHLPDASDPAMLVISEPVDHGLRAVLNTPRISLRPHPGGRLAMDSTWYLDRVQRLEDGSWSVDPEVSAELAAEASRVLAGHPEVVPQSRQPGLKPVPGDGEPVLGELAALPGCWTAFTHSGATLGLIAGELVAAEILTGRRHPLLEPFRPERFNFGWDS from the coding sequence ATGCCGACCACGCTTCCGCGGGATACCGTCGCCGTCCTGGGCGGCGGTGTGCTGGGACTTTCCACTGCGGTGCAGCTGCTGCGCGGCGGTGCGGACGTGCTGCTGGTGACGGAAGCGGAGGTGGGCAGCGGAGCCTCCGGGCGCTCGCTGTCCTGGCTGAACGCCGGCGGCGGTTACGGCGAGGATTACTACCGGCTGCGGATGGCCGGTATCGACCGGTACCGGACCCTGCTGGCGCAGAACCCCGGCATCGAATGGCTTGCCTTCGACGGCGGCCTGTACTGGGATGACGACCCGTTCGTTGTCGTCGAGCGGCACAACGGTCAGACCCGGCAGGGCTACGACGCCCGGATGCTGGAACGCGAAGACGTTCCGGCAATGGTGCCCGGCGTGGACCCGGGGGTGTTGCCGCACCGGGTGCTGGTCAACCCGGGCGAAGGCTGGGTGTCGCTCCCGCACCTGGTCCGGTACCTGGCCGAGGAATTCACGATGCGCGGCGGCACCCTGATTGAATACGCCGGCAGGTGCACGGTTACCCGCGCGGTTCCGGGCGGCGCCGGGCCCGACGGCGGCATCAGGGCGCGCGGGATCCGCACCGCCGGCGGGGAAGAATACGGGGCCGACGCCGTCGTCGTCGCCTGCGGAGCCGGCACCCCCGCAGTACTCGCCGAGGCCGGCGTCCACCTGCCCGATGCCTCCGACCCGGCCATGCTGGTGATCAGCGAACCGGTGGACCACGGACTGCGGGCCGTGCTGAACACGCCCCGGATTTCGCTGCGCCCGCACCCCGGCGGACGGCTCGCCATGGATTCCACCTGGTACTTGGACCGGGTGCAGCGCCTGGAGGACGGCAGCTGGAGTGTGGATCCCGAGGTGTCGGCCGAGCTGGCGGCGGAGGCGAGCCGGGTGCTGGCCGGGCATCCGGAGGTGGTGCCGCAGAGCCGGCAGCCGGGGTTGAAACCGGTGCCGGGGGACGGCGAACCGGTGCTCGGTGAGCTTGCCGCGCTGCCCGGCTGCTGGACCGCCTTCACGCACTCCGGGGCCACGCTCGGCCTGATCGCCGGGGAGCTGGTGGCCGCGGAAATCCTCACCGGCCGCCGGCACCCGCTGCTGGAACCGTTCCGGCCCGAGCGTTTCAATTTCGGTTGGGACTCCTAA